In Deltaproteobacteria bacterium, one genomic interval encodes:
- a CDS encoding VWA domain-containing protein: protein MILWRDTLSLIALALLPVLLAFWLWARRRRQLALETFIAAGLLPVVVPDIDPRRRTVRAALLTLAVLALILALGGPMWGFHWQEVHREGIDLVVAIDTSRSMLATDVKPNRLARAKLAVQDLLTQLNGDRVGLVAFAGTAFVQCPLTLDYGAFAQSLEAVEVGLIPKGGTAIAEAINVALEAFEGRQGSHQALVLITDGEDHEGQVKEAAQRAAERGLKIYSVGIGTAEGELVPGESGGFVKDKSGQVIKSRLGEEALKQIAVDSGGVYLHAAGASFGLTELYRDYIAKMEKRELASTLERRFEHRFQLPLAVALLLLLIEPLIGDRRAGEAQGTRRRRWWRRAQETVR, encoded by the coding sequence ATGATACTCTGGCGCGACACGCTCAGTTTGATCGCGCTGGCGCTGCTGCCGGTGCTGCTGGCCTTCTGGCTGTGGGCGCGCCGCCGCCGCCAGCTGGCGCTCGAGACGTTCATTGCCGCCGGACTGCTGCCGGTGGTCGTGCCCGATATCGATCCGCGACGCCGCACGGTGCGGGCGGCGTTGCTGACGCTGGCGGTGCTCGCACTCATCCTCGCGCTCGGCGGCCCGATGTGGGGTTTTCACTGGCAGGAGGTGCACCGCGAAGGCATCGACCTCGTCGTTGCCATCGACACCTCGCGCAGCATGCTCGCCACCGACGTCAAACCTAACCGCTTGGCGCGTGCCAAGCTGGCGGTGCAGGATTTGCTCACCCAACTCAACGGCGACCGCGTCGGCCTGGTGGCCTTTGCCGGCACCGCCTTCGTGCAATGCCCGCTCACGCTGGACTACGGCGCCTTCGCCCAAAGCCTGGAGGCGGTCGAAGTCGGTTTGATCCCGAAAGGCGGTACCGCCATCGCCGAGGCCATCAACGTCGCCCTCGAAGCCTTCGAAGGCCGCCAGGGCAGCCACCAGGCGCTGGTCTTGATCACTGACGGTGAGGATCACGAAGGACAGGTCAAGGAAGCCGCGCAGCGCGCCGCCGAGCGCGGTCTGAAGATCTACTCGGTCGGCATCGGCACGGCCGAGGGCGAGTTGGTCCCGGGAGAGTCGGGCGGATTCGTCAAGGACAAGAGCGGCCAGGTGATCAAATCGCGCCTGGGCGAGGAGGCGCTCAAGCAGATCGCCGTCGACAGCGGGGGCGTCTACTTACACGCTGCCGGCGCGTCGTTCGGTCTGACCGAGTTGTATCGCGACTACATCGCGAAGATGGAGAAGCGCGAGCTGGCGAGCACGCTCGAGCGCCGCTTCGAGCATCGCTTCCAGCTGCCGCTGGCGGTCGCGCTGCTGCTGCTGTTGATCGAGCCGCTCATCGGCGACCGCCGCGCCGGCGAGGCGCAAGGCACGCGGCGCCGGCGCTGGTGGCGCCGGGCCCAGGAGACGGTACGATGA
- a CDS encoding GNAT family N-acetyltransferase, whose protein sequence is MTSAAPAQAAADLLFSEKEFYLDEFRGRTLVFALPLAEFGNEEHYDAIGAIARELLRNDTRALLLFGGTGRLSGEQLLRRLQRRLGPLLFREETLPLFPQVRGQRGRPAAFAQLSAAELIDAGTAAEALARVWSILRGGPLFVGAVEDDAALYQVSATLAQRFGVHKLVLVEPAGGIAGADGRQLSFMDEPTLTTILHAGEAEWAGLADRRATLSVVRAALRGGVGSVNLCALAGLARELFTYEGSGTLFTLQDYCRVERLRIDDFEEVERLIERGQREGFLKLRRPDEISEILLTGYGATISTHHLAGVCALVTAPYSAERAGEIVGLYTITRFKGEGVGARLVQQVLADARALRLAYVFACTTEVRAQAFFERQGFRRVGTSEVAAAKWRDYDPARRQQVAVYRLDLAQEVHG, encoded by the coding sequence GTGACCAGCGCAGCCCCAGCCCAAGCGGCGGCAGATCTGCTGTTCAGCGAGAAGGAATTCTACCTCGACGAGTTTCGCGGGCGCACGCTGGTGTTCGCGCTGCCGCTGGCCGAGTTCGGCAACGAGGAGCACTACGACGCCATCGGGGCAATCGCGCGCGAGTTGCTGCGCAACGATACGCGAGCGCTGTTGTTGTTCGGCGGCACCGGGCGGCTCTCGGGTGAGCAATTGCTGCGCCGGTTGCAGCGCCGGCTCGGCCCGCTGCTGTTCCGGGAAGAGACTCTGCCGCTGTTCCCGCAAGTGCGCGGGCAGCGCGGCCGCCCGGCCGCGTTTGCCCAGTTGTCCGCCGCCGAGCTGATCGACGCCGGCACCGCTGCCGAGGCGTTGGCGCGGGTGTGGAGCATCTTGCGCGGCGGCCCGCTGTTCGTCGGCGCGGTGGAAGACGATGCCGCGCTGTACCAGGTCAGCGCTACGCTGGCTCAGCGCTTCGGCGTGCACAAACTGGTGCTGGTGGAGCCGGCCGGTGGCATCGCCGGCGCCGACGGGCGGCAACTGTCATTCATGGACGAGCCGACCCTGACCACCATCCTGCACGCCGGCGAAGCCGAGTGGGCCGGTCTGGCGGACCGCCGTGCCACGCTCAGCGTGGTGCGTGCCGCGCTGCGCGGCGGGGTCGGCTCGGTCAATCTATGCGCGCTCGCCGGTCTGGCGCGCGAGCTGTTCACTTACGAGGGCTCGGGTACGCTGTTCACCTTGCAGGATTACTGTCGGGTCGAGCGGCTGCGCATCGACGACTTCGAGGAGGTCGAGCGGCTGATCGAGCGCGGCCAGCGCGAGGGTTTTCTCAAGCTGCGCCGGCCGGACGAGATCAGCGAAATCTTGCTGACGGGCTACGGTGCAACCATCAGCACGCACCATCTCGCCGGCGTGTGCGCGCTCGTCACCGCGCCCTACAGCGCCGAGCGCGCGGGCGAGATCGTCGGCCTCTACACCATCACGCGCTTCAAGGGTGAAGGGGTGGGTGCGCGCTTGGTCCAGCAAGTGCTGGCTGACGCCCGCGCCCTGCGCTTGGCGTACGTCTTTGCCTGCACCACCGAGGTTCGGGCACAGGCATTTTTCGAGCGCCAAGGATTTCGCCGCGTCGGCACCAGCGAGGTGGCGGCGGCGAAGTGGCGAGACTACGACCCCGCCCGCCGCCAGCAGGTGGCGGTGTACCGGCTAGACTTGGCCCAGGAGGTGCACGGGTGA
- a CDS encoding BatD family protein, with amino-acid sequence MAAGVVRACGCGKRRSPAVASALALVLLCAGAALAEVSARAHLDRSQVQVGSAANLSIEVAGAQNAPAPALSAPDGLSLRYLGPATQVSIVNGQMSASVTHRYAVTALKAGTYTLGPIIVDLGGQQLDAGSVTLQAVAGAPPRAGGSGAAAPAEVLRLVLSTPKAELYLHERVPLTLKLYIGNVRVADVQYPTLPGEGLAVDKFPEPTQRQEQTAEGVFQVVDFQTMLTPLRSGPLPLGPAKMSLNVLSRRRGGGDPFFERFFGDDPFSTQRRPVELQSEPLTLTVLPLPEAGKPADFSGAVGAFEFEAKAAPLELAVGDPVTVTVTISGAGNLDNVTAPAITGSDTLRAYPVQAQPSDQPQEKVFEQVVMPQQPGAMTLPALRFSYFDPAARAYRTISPPPIALAVRPSAQAQAAPQIVGAAPPAWPRVQEPLGRDIVFIKDAPGEFTPIGARRYHGALFWLYQPIPLLAWIAVVLYDRRRLRLSGDERYARFTRAGRAARQAIAGARAALQAGDQAGFYNAVARAVSDYLSAKLDLPPGSVTADSASARLQARGLPGALAIELEEFFATCERVRFSPGAAGADGMERTLERADAIVRALERERRLARSAAALLMLLALAGLAVAATPAAEAPNTIFFHANALYSEERYGEAAAEYERVLTSGWASASLYFNLGNAYFKAGDAGRAALNYQRAHRLRPRDPDVRANLGYAQELSGDTEALPMWARLLFPLAERMTGDELLLAATAVYTALVLVLICGRLLPTTRRLVARLALAAGLVLALVLSSGVYRLAAMELPPYAVVVAAAEATVRFEPSASGTAHYAVKPGSVVRIITEREGWAQVARRDGQRGWLERAALAAL; translated from the coding sequence ATGGCTGCCGGAGTTGTTCGAGCTTGCGGATGCGGCAAGCGGCGCTCACCGGCTGTGGCTAGCGCTCTGGCGCTGGTACTGCTTTGCGCCGGCGCGGCGTTGGCTGAGGTCAGTGCGCGCGCCCACCTCGATCGCTCGCAAGTGCAGGTCGGGAGCGCTGCCAATCTGTCGATTGAGGTGGCCGGCGCGCAGAACGCGCCGGCGCCCGCTCTTAGCGCGCCCGACGGGCTCAGCCTGCGCTACCTCGGACCCGCGACCCAGGTGTCGATCGTCAACGGCCAGATGTCGGCATCGGTAACCCACCGCTACGCGGTCACCGCGCTGAAGGCCGGCACCTATACGCTCGGGCCGATTATCGTCGACCTCGGCGGCCAGCAGCTTGATGCCGGCAGCGTCACACTACAGGCCGTTGCCGGCGCACCGCCGCGGGCCGGCGGTTCAGGCGCGGCCGCGCCGGCCGAGGTGCTGCGACTGGTCTTGTCCACCCCAAAGGCTGAACTGTACCTGCACGAGCGGGTGCCGCTGACGCTCAAGCTCTACATCGGCAACGTGCGCGTGGCCGATGTGCAGTACCCGACGCTGCCCGGCGAGGGTTTGGCCGTGGACAAGTTTCCCGAGCCCACGCAGCGCCAGGAACAAACCGCCGAGGGCGTCTTCCAAGTGGTCGACTTCCAGACCATGCTCACGCCGTTGCGCAGCGGTCCGCTCCCGCTTGGACCGGCGAAGATGTCGCTCAATGTATTGTCACGTCGCCGCGGCGGCGGCGATCCGTTCTTCGAGCGCTTCTTCGGCGACGACCCGTTTTCAACGCAACGGCGGCCGGTCGAGCTACAATCCGAGCCGTTGACTCTAACCGTGCTGCCGCTGCCCGAGGCGGGCAAGCCGGCGGATTTCTCCGGCGCTGTCGGCGCATTCGAGTTCGAGGCCAAAGCGGCACCGCTGGAGTTAGCGGTTGGTGATCCGGTGACTGTGACGGTGACGATCAGCGGCGCCGGCAATCTCGATAACGTCACCGCCCCGGCGATTACGGGCAGCGATACGCTGCGAGCATACCCGGTGCAGGCGCAGCCGAGCGACCAGCCGCAGGAGAAAGTTTTCGAGCAGGTGGTCATGCCACAGCAGCCGGGGGCAATGACGCTGCCGGCGCTGCGCTTCAGCTATTTCGACCCGGCGGCACGGGCGTATCGCACCATTAGCCCGCCACCGATCGCGCTGGCGGTGCGCCCGTCGGCACAGGCCCAGGCGGCGCCGCAAATCGTCGGGGCCGCGCCGCCGGCCTGGCCGCGGGTACAGGAGCCGCTCGGGCGCGACATCGTCTTCATCAAGGATGCCCCGGGCGAATTCACCCCGATCGGCGCGCGCCGCTACCATGGCGCGCTGTTCTGGCTCTACCAGCCGATTCCGTTACTGGCCTGGATCGCGGTGGTCTTGTACGACCGCCGCCGGCTGCGGTTGAGCGGCGATGAGCGTTACGCCCGCTTTACCCGTGCCGGGCGGGCGGCGCGCCAGGCGATTGCGGGGGCGCGGGCGGCGCTGCAGGCCGGCGACCAGGCCGGGTTCTACAACGCGGTGGCGCGTGCAGTGAGTGATTATCTCTCAGCAAAGCTCGACCTGCCGCCGGGCAGCGTGACTGCCGACAGCGCTAGCGCCCGGTTGCAGGCCAGAGGCTTGCCGGGCGCGCTCGCCATCGAGTTGGAGGAATTCTTCGCCACCTGCGAGCGCGTGCGTTTTTCGCCCGGTGCGGCCGGCGCTGACGGCATGGAACGTACGCTCGAACGTGCCGATGCCATTGTTCGTGCGCTCGAGCGCGAGCGGCGCTTGGCCCGCTCGGCGGCAGCACTGCTGATGCTGCTGGCGCTCGCCGGCTTGGCCGTGGCAGCAACACCCGCAGCCGAAGCACCTAACACGATCTTCTTCCACGCCAACGCCCTCTACAGCGAGGAGCGCTATGGTGAAGCCGCGGCCGAGTACGAGCGCGTTCTGACTAGCGGCTGGGCCAGTGCGAGCCTGTACTTCAACCTCGGCAACGCCTATTTCAAGGCCGGCGACGCCGGCCGTGCGGCGCTCAACTATCAACGTGCTCACCGCCTGCGGCCGCGTGATCCCGACGTGCGGGCGAATCTCGGTTACGCCCAGGAACTGAGCGGGGACACGGAGGCGTTGCCGATGTGGGCGCGCCTGCTGTTCCCGCTGGCCGAGCGCATGACCGGCGACGAGCTGCTGCTCGCCGCCACCGCCGTCTACACCGCACTGGTGCTGGTGCTCATTTGCGGCCGGCTGCTGCCCACAACTCGGCGCCTGGTCGCCCGCCTGGCGCTGGCGGCGGGGTTGGTGCTGGCGCTCGTGCTCAGTTCCGGGGTCTATCGTCTGGCGGCGATGGAGCTGCCGCCGTACGCGGTCGTGGTCGCCGCGGCCGAAGCCACCGTGCGCTTCGAGCCCTCCGCCAGTGGCACCGCCCACTACGCCGTCAAGCCCGGCAGCGTGGTGCGGATAATCACCGAGCGTGAGGGCTGGGCGCAAGTGGCTCGGCGCGACGGCCAGCGCGGCTGGCTCGAGCGCGCCGCGCTAGCGGCTTTGTAG
- a CDS encoding DUF58 domain-containing protein — translation MLSREQLKAVRKIRIRTSHLVTDMFAGQYHSVFKGRGMEFAEVRLYQPGDEVRTIDWNVTARSGVPYVKRYAEERELTVMLLVDASASQYFGSVRQLKSALAAELAALFAFSAITNNDKVGLLIFSDRVELALPPRKGTHHVLRVIREVLSLKPAGRGTDIPAALEHLGRVTKRRCVVFIVSDFLDPNCRQALKIAARRHDVIAVVLNDPREAVLPDVGLVELEEAETGARYVVDTADAGIRAAFAQQAAQARAERDRLLRACNVDAIVVDTDKPYTEALLRFFRMRERRQ, via the coding sequence ATGCTCTCACGCGAGCAGCTCAAGGCGGTGCGCAAAATCCGGATCCGCACCAGCCATCTGGTCACCGACATGTTCGCCGGCCAGTACCACAGCGTCTTCAAAGGCCGCGGCATGGAGTTCGCCGAGGTGCGGCTGTACCAGCCGGGCGACGAAGTTCGCACCATCGACTGGAACGTCACCGCGCGCAGCGGCGTCCCCTACGTCAAGCGCTACGCCGAAGAACGCGAGCTTACTGTTATGCTGCTGGTCGATGCCAGCGCCTCGCAATATTTCGGCAGCGTGCGGCAGCTGAAGAGCGCTCTGGCGGCGGAGTTGGCGGCGCTGTTCGCTTTCTCGGCCATCACCAACAACGACAAGGTCGGCTTGCTGATATTCAGCGATCGGGTGGAGTTGGCGCTGCCACCGCGTAAAGGCACCCACCACGTTCTGCGGGTGATCCGCGAGGTGCTCTCGCTCAAGCCCGCCGGCCGCGGCACCGACATCCCCGCCGCCTTGGAACATCTCGGCCGCGTTACCAAACGGCGCTGCGTCGTCTTCATCGTCTCGGACTTCCTCGATCCCAACTGCCGCCAGGCACTCAAGATTGCCGCCCGCCGGCACGACGTGATTGCCGTCGTGCTCAACGACCCGCGTGAGGCGGTGCTGCCGGATGTCGGGCTGGTGGAGTTGGAAGAAGCCGAAACCGGCGCCCGCTACGTGGTCGACACCGCCGATGCCGGTATTCGCGCGGCCTTCGCCCAGCAGGCCGCGCAGGCGCGCGCCGAACGCGATCGCCTACTGCGTGCCTGCAACGTCGACGCCATCGTGGTCGACACCGACAAGCCCTACACCGAAGCGCTGCTGCGCTTCTTTCGCATGCGCGAGCGGCGGCAATGA
- a CDS encoding VWA domain-containing protein: MRLASPWLLLLLGLLPLLWPGRRRDARAGAVRYPTLAVLRAVAPAGAARRRALLGLLRALALLLIVLALARPQLGTALTRVHREGVDIVLAVDVSGSMLAEDFTLGSARASRVDVVKSVVKEFIAARPEDRIGLVLFAARPYTQCPLTLDHGWLNQNLERAKVGMIEDGTAIGSGLATAVNRLRASTAKTKFVILLTDGQSNAGRITPQTAAEAAATLGVKVYTIGAGTRGVAPYPAQDLFGNKVYRPMQVDIDEPTLKQIAATTSARYFRATDTPSLRDIYAEIDRSEKTPFEAPQFHDYRELYAWLVWPALGLLLLEIGLSETVLRKLP; the protein is encoded by the coding sequence ATGCGGCTCGCTAGCCCATGGCTGCTGCTCTTGCTCGGGCTGCTGCCGCTGCTGTGGCCGGGCCGGCGGCGGGACGCACGCGCGGGCGCCGTGCGCTATCCGACGTTGGCGGTGCTGCGGGCGGTAGCGCCGGCGGGGGCAGCACGCCGGCGCGCGCTCCTCGGGCTGTTGCGCGCGCTGGCCTTGCTCCTCATCGTGCTCGCCTTGGCCCGGCCGCAGCTCGGCACCGCCCTGACGCGCGTGCACCGCGAAGGCGTCGATATCGTGCTGGCGGTCGATGTCTCCGGCAGCATGCTCGCCGAGGACTTCACTCTCGGCAGTGCGCGCGCCAGCCGAGTCGACGTGGTTAAGTCGGTGGTCAAAGAGTTCATCGCCGCCCGCCCCGAGGATCGCATCGGCTTGGTCCTGTTCGCCGCCCGCCCCTACACCCAGTGCCCCCTCACCCTCGATCACGGCTGGCTCAACCAGAACCTCGAGCGAGCGAAAGTCGGCATGATCGAAGACGGCACCGCGATCGGCTCAGGTCTGGCGACCGCGGTCAATCGCCTGCGGGCGTCGACGGCCAAGACCAAGTTCGTGATCCTGCTCACCGACGGCCAGAGCAACGCCGGGCGGATTACGCCGCAGACCGCGGCCGAGGCCGCGGCCACACTGGGAGTGAAGGTCTACACCATCGGCGCCGGCACCCGCGGCGTGGCCCCGTATCCGGCGCAAGATCTGTTCGGCAACAAGGTCTATCGCCCCATGCAGGTCGATATCGACGAGCCGACTTTGAAGCAGATCGCGGCCACCACCTCGGCGCGCTACTTCCGTGCCACCGACACCCCGAGCCTGCGCGACATCTACGCCGAGATCGACCGCAGCGAAAAGACTCCGTTCGAAGCTCCACAGTTTCACGATTACCGTGAACTTTATGCCTGGCTGGTTTGGCCTGCGCTCGGCCTGCTGCTGCTGGAAATCGGGCTGAGCGAAACGGTGCTGCGGAAGTTGCCATGA
- the glpK gene encoding glycerol kinase GlpK: protein MARFVLAIDQGTTGSTTMVFDDSGRVRGRGYSEFHQYYPKPGWVEHDADEIWAVTQRVIKQALRQARLTPAEIAAIGITNQRETTVIWERKSGRPIHRAIVWQDRRTAPICDNLKAADLEYSVRAKTGLVLDPYFSGTKVKWLLDHVKGARAKADRLAFGTIDSWLIWQLTGGRVHATDFTNASRTLLFNIREHQWDPELLRALEVPASILPPVVRSSGVIATTDKKVFGAEVPIAGVAGDQQAALFGQACFRPGLVKNTYGTGCFLLLFTGNEIIESRRGLLTTMACAADGGPAYALEGSIFIAGAAVQWLRDGLGIIAKAAESERLARQVDSTLGVYLVPAFVGLGAPYWDAQARGALLGLTRGVTRAHVVRATLESLAYQTRDVVDTMLTESAEHLGGLRVDGGAAANDFLMQFQADLLGAAVDRPKVIETTALGAALLAGLGVGLWKDARALERVRQTDRVFKPKMKPEAREALYQGWRRAVAAVRSLAV from the coding sequence ATGGCGCGGTTCGTTTTGGCCATTGATCAAGGCACGACCGGCAGCACGACGATGGTGTTCGACGACAGCGGCCGCGTGCGTGGCCGCGGCTACTCGGAATTCCACCAGTATTATCCCAAACCCGGCTGGGTCGAGCATGACGCCGACGAGATTTGGGCCGTCACGCAGCGAGTTATCAAGCAGGCGCTGCGCCAGGCGCGGCTGACGCCCGCCGAGATCGCCGCCATCGGCATCACCAACCAACGCGAGACCACGGTGATCTGGGAGCGCAAGAGCGGCCGGCCCATCCATCGCGCCATCGTCTGGCAAGACCGCCGCACCGCACCCATCTGTGACAACCTCAAGGCGGCGGACCTCGAATACAGCGTGCGCGCAAAGACCGGCCTGGTGCTCGATCCGTACTTCTCCGGCACCAAGGTAAAGTGGCTACTCGATCACGTCAAAGGCGCCCGCGCCAAGGCCGACCGGCTCGCCTTCGGCACCATCGACAGCTGGCTGATCTGGCAGCTCACCGGCGGCCGCGTACACGCCACCGACTTCACCAACGCCTCGCGCACGTTGCTGTTCAACATTCGCGAGCACCAGTGGGACCCCGAGTTGCTGCGCGCACTGGAAGTGCCGGCCAGCATCCTGCCGCCGGTGGTGCGATCCAGCGGCGTGATCGCAACCACCGACAAGAAGGTCTTCGGTGCTGAGGTGCCGATCGCCGGCGTGGCCGGCGATCAACAGGCCGCGCTCTTCGGACAAGCCTGTTTTCGTCCCGGACTGGTCAAGAACACGTACGGCACCGGCTGCTTTTTGCTGTTGTTCACCGGCAACGAGATCATCGAGTCGCGCCGCGGCCTGCTCACCACCATGGCCTGCGCGGCCGACGGCGGCCCGGCTTATGCGCTCGAAGGCTCGATCTTCATTGCCGGGGCGGCGGTGCAGTGGCTGCGCGACGGGCTCGGCATCATCGCCAAAGCCGCCGAGAGCGAGCGGCTGGCGCGGCAGGTGGACTCGACCTTGGGCGTGTACCTGGTGCCCGCCTTCGTCGGACTCGGCGCGCCCTACTGGGACGCGCAGGCCCGCGGCGCCCTGCTCGGACTAACACGCGGGGTGACCCGAGCACACGTGGTGCGGGCAACCTTGGAATCGCTGGCCTACCAAACGCGGGACGTCGTCGACACCATGCTGACGGAGTCGGCGGAGCACCTCGGCGGCTTACGGGTGGACGGCGGCGCGGCGGCCAACGACTTCTTGATGCAGTTCCAAGCCGACCTCCTCGGCGCCGCGGTGGATCGCCCGAAGGTGATCGAGACCACCGCACTCGGGGCCGCGCTGCTGGCCGGCCTGGGCGTCGGCTTATGGAAGGATGCCAGGGCGCTGGAACGTGTGCGCCAGACCGACCGGGTTTTCAAGCCGAAGATGAAGCCCGAGGCGCGTGAGGCGCTCTACCAGGGTTGGCGCCGCGCCGTCGCCGCCGTACGCTCGCTGGCGGTGTGA
- a CDS encoding tetratricopeptide repeat protein, translating to MRRAHPQAGLLLSLLAASCIAWLDPHARAREGNRLYAASKYEEAVAKYNEALVDQPDSAALHFNLGLAQYRQGKYDEAIKALQLVPAGDDKPAETARVAVALGNAKYKLGEAAEAKDPKAALTSYAEALVAYRRAMAVAPQDSDSKFNYEFVHKKLTELKQKLEEQQQQQQQQQQQPQDQDQQQDQGEPKEQTQQEKQQGESQPQPEQQQAQQPSQPEQQAAGAGEESGEKQEGEMSKQEAAAVLDSQRDQEVQPDEVLKKLHGAVVAEPAQDW from the coding sequence ATGAGGAGAGCGCATCCCCAGGCGGGTTTGCTGTTGAGCCTCCTTGCCGCCAGCTGCATCGCCTGGCTCGATCCCCACGCCCGTGCCCGTGAAGGCAACCGCCTCTACGCCGCCAGCAAGTACGAAGAGGCGGTGGCCAAATACAACGAAGCCCTGGTCGATCAACCCGACTCGGCCGCACTGCACTTCAACCTCGGGCTCGCCCAATACCGCCAGGGCAAATACGACGAGGCCATCAAAGCCTTGCAGCTGGTGCCGGCCGGCGATGACAAGCCCGCCGAGACGGCGCGCGTGGCCGTCGCCCTTGGAAATGCCAAGTACAAACTCGGCGAGGCAGCGGAGGCTAAAGATCCGAAGGCCGCATTGACCAGCTACGCCGAGGCACTCGTCGCCTATCGCCGCGCCATGGCGGTCGCACCGCAAGACAGCGATAGCAAATTCAACTACGAGTTCGTGCACAAGAAGCTCACCGAGCTCAAGCAGAAGCTCGAAGAGCAGCAACAGCAACAGCAACAGCAACAACAGCAGCCGCAAGATCAGGACCAGCAACAAGATCAAGGCGAGCCGAAGGAGCAAACGCAGCAAGAGAAGCAGCAAGGCGAGAGTCAGCCACAGCCCGAGCAGCAGCAAGCGCAGCAACCGAGTCAGCCCGAGCAACAGGCGGCCGGCGCCGGCGAGGAGTCGGGCGAGAAGCAGGAGGGGGAGATGTCCAAGCAGGAGGCCGCTGCCGTCCTCGACTCGCAACGCGACCAGGAAGTGCAGCCCGACGAAGTGCTCAAGAAGCTCCACGGCGCAGTAGTAGCTGAGCCGGCGCAGGATTGGTGA
- a CDS encoding MoxR family ATPase has protein sequence MDTGIAALNDQVKEASAFAYRLREEIGTVIVGQRYLIDRLLIGLLANGHVLLEGVPGLAKTLSVKTLAQAVSASFRRIQFTPDLLPADLIGTMIYSPSDGSFTTKKGPLFAQIILADEINRAPAKVQSALLEAMQEHQVTLGDATHSLPEPFLVLATQNPIEQEGTYPLPEAQVDRFMLKLRIGYPSREEERQILDRMASTGDHQGAAAVVSPADIMHARKLVDQIYIDDKIKEYVINIVFATREPAAYQLDLAPLIEYGASPRATLYLTLAAKAHAFLQGRGYVTPQDVKSIGPDVMRHRVIVTYEAEAEEIDSDEIVKRVFDGVPVP, from the coding sequence ATGGACACGGGAATCGCAGCGCTCAACGACCAGGTTAAGGAAGCCTCCGCCTTCGCATACCGCCTGCGCGAGGAGATCGGTACAGTCATTGTCGGCCAGCGTTACTTGATCGATCGGCTACTGATCGGCCTGCTCGCCAACGGCCACGTGCTGCTCGAAGGCGTGCCGGGGCTGGCCAAAACCCTCTCGGTGAAAACCCTGGCCCAGGCCGTCAGTGCCAGCTTCCGGCGCATTCAATTCACCCCCGACCTGCTGCCGGCCGACCTCATCGGTACCATGATCTACAGTCCGAGCGACGGCTCGTTCACCACCAAGAAAGGCCCGCTCTTCGCCCAGATCATCCTCGCCGACGAGATCAACCGCGCCCCAGCCAAAGTGCAGAGCGCCCTGCTCGAAGCCATGCAGGAGCATCAGGTCACCCTCGGCGACGCCACCCACTCGCTACCCGAACCGTTCCTGGTGCTGGCCACACAAAATCCGATCGAGCAAGAAGGCACCTATCCGCTGCCGGAGGCCCAGGTCGATCGCTTCATGCTCAAGCTGCGCATCGGCTACCCCTCGCGCGAAGAGGAGCGCCAGATCCTCGATCGCATGGCGAGCACCGGCGATCATCAAGGCGCCGCTGCGGTGGTGTCCCCGGCCGACATCATGCACGCGCGCAAGCTGGTCGATCAGATTTACATCGACGACAAGATCAAGGAGTACGTCATCAACATCGTGTTCGCCACCCGCGAGCCGGCGGCCTACCAGCTCGATCTCGCTCCGCTGATCGAGTACGGCGCCTCGCCGCGGGCGACACTGTACCTGACGCTGGCGGCCAAAGCGCATGCCTTCCTGCAAGGGCGTGGTTACGTCACGCCGCAGGACGTCAAGTCGATCGGCCCCGACGTCATGCGCCACCGCGTCATCGTCACCTACGAGGCCGAGGCCGAGGAAATCGACTCCGACGAGATCGTCAAACGCGTCTTCGACGGCGTGCCGGTGCCGTGA